One segment of Bradyrhizobium sp. CB2312 DNA contains the following:
- a CDS encoding porin: MKVVKSLLLGTAAGLIAVGGAQAADLPLKAKAVEYVKVCSLYGAGFYYIPGSDTCIKLGGYLRAEVALNAGGNYNASYNNVFAANNRLTNYYSMRAREDLNIDTRTATEYGVVRTYFDAVFTWTTGNYVGTGSATGGTQYSGTLGLNAAGTGLVGSTSGAVNGTDGGISGGALGVYYAFIQFAGFTLGKAVSQFDAPWINYPGNNFDQLVGGSGTTNGVVQATYTADFGQGVTAAFSLQDQTQVFQTNIWNTAGMSTTGVLGGAYGSNNLGGTRAPDIVGMVRVDQAWGLFQASVAAHDNHAAYYGATEITGHPEDKWGWAVQLALQIKNIPTGAGDVINISGVYTDGASRYNFQELAATSYSMFGSSNAAFQSIGFAGVSDAVFAPGGGMELTKTYGFRGAYTHNWSPFWNTALYGAWAAVNYTGTAKGLICGSAAFATLTGTCNPDFNIGQVGVITRWTPVKNLTFSADFTYSHLDQKYSGTITTGALTNVAKPAATYELKDQDTYSLLLRAQRNW, translated from the coding sequence ATGAAAGTGGTGAAGAGCCTTTTGCTCGGCACTGCGGCGGGTCTGATCGCCGTTGGTGGAGCTCAGGCGGCTGATCTTCCGCTCAAGGCCAAGGCGGTCGAGTACGTGAAGGTCTGCTCGCTCTACGGCGCGGGTTTCTACTACATCCCGGGCAGCGACACCTGCATCAAGCTGGGCGGCTATCTGCGTGCCGAAGTGGCGCTCAACGCCGGCGGCAACTACAACGCTTCCTACAACAACGTCTTCGCGGCCAACAACCGCCTGACGAACTACTACTCGATGCGCGCTCGTGAAGATCTCAACATCGACACGCGCACCGCGACCGAGTACGGCGTGGTCCGCACCTATTTCGACGCGGTGTTCACCTGGACGACCGGCAACTATGTCGGCACCGGCAGCGCCACCGGCGGCACGCAGTACAGCGGCACGCTCGGCCTCAACGCTGCGGGCACGGGTCTCGTTGGCTCGACCAGCGGCGCGGTCAACGGCACCGACGGCGGGATCTCGGGCGGTGCGCTCGGCGTCTACTACGCCTTCATCCAGTTCGCCGGCTTCACCTTGGGTAAGGCGGTCTCGCAGTTCGACGCGCCCTGGATCAACTATCCCGGCAACAACTTCGACCAGCTCGTCGGCGGCAGCGGCACCACCAACGGCGTCGTTCAGGCCACCTACACGGCCGATTTCGGCCAGGGCGTGACGGCTGCGTTCTCCTTGCAGGACCAGACGCAGGTCTTCCAGACCAACATCTGGAACACTGCCGGCATGAGCACCACCGGTGTCCTCGGCGGCGCCTATGGCTCGAACAACCTCGGCGGCACCAGGGCGCCCGACATCGTCGGCATGGTCCGCGTCGACCAGGCCTGGGGTCTGTTCCAGGCGTCGGTCGCCGCGCACGACAACCACGCCGCCTACTACGGTGCGACCGAAATCACCGGTCACCCCGAAGACAAGTGGGGCTGGGCCGTTCAGCTCGCCTTGCAGATCAAGAACATCCCGACTGGCGCCGGCGACGTGATCAACATCTCGGGCGTCTACACCGACGGTGCGAGCCGCTACAACTTCCAGGAGCTGGCCGCGACCAGCTACTCGATGTTCGGCAGCTCGAACGCGGCCTTTCAGAGCATCGGCTTTGCCGGCGTCTCTGACGCCGTGTTCGCCCCCGGTGGCGGCATGGAACTGACCAAGACTTACGGCTTCCGTGGTGCCTACACCCACAACTGGAGCCCGTTCTGGAACACGGCGCTGTACGGCGCCTGGGCTGCGGTCAACTACACCGGCACGGCCAAGGGCCTGATCTGCGGCAGCGCCGCGTTCGCAACCCTGACCGGCACCTGCAACCCGGACTTCAACATCGGCCAGGTGGGTGTCATCACCCGCTGGACGCCGGTGAAGAACCTGACCTTCTCGGCCGACTTCACCTACAGCCATCTCGACCAGAAGTACTCGGGCACGATCACGACCGGTGCTCTGACGAACGTCGCCAAGCCGGCGGCCACCTACGAGCTGAAGGACCAGGACACCTACAGCCTGCTGCTGCGCGCCCAGCGCAACTGGTAA
- a CDS encoding acetamidase/formamidase family protein, translated as MTHHHLHSSPETCHWGFFEAALRPVLTIASGDEVTVDTISGGPDVLPDRNKFHIPPEMHEVHAKNERMLPGHILTGPIAVEGAEPGDVLAVEILDVRLRQDWGWNMIKPLSGTLPDDFHETRLLNIPLDQTRMVGRMPWGLDLPLKPFFGVMGVSPPPAWGRISSLVPRAMGGNLDNKELGAGATLYLPVFVPGALFSCGDGHGVQGDGEVCVTAIETGLQGRFRLTLRKDLRFDYPRAETATHYITMAMDPDLDQCAVRALRDMIVLLGEVRNLSREDAYTLCSLAADLRVTQTVNGAKGIHCMIEKAIVRG; from the coding sequence ATGACCCATCATCACCTGCATTCAAGCCCCGAGACCTGCCATTGGGGCTTCTTCGAAGCCGCCCTCAGGCCCGTCCTCACCATCGCGAGCGGCGACGAGGTGACGGTCGACACCATCAGCGGCGGCCCCGACGTGCTGCCCGACCGCAACAAGTTTCACATTCCGCCGGAGATGCACGAGGTTCATGCCAAGAACGAGCGCATGCTGCCCGGCCACATCCTCACCGGCCCGATCGCGGTCGAGGGCGCCGAGCCCGGCGACGTGCTCGCGGTCGAGATCCTCGACGTCCGGCTCCGACAGGACTGGGGCTGGAACATGATCAAGCCGCTGTCGGGCACCCTGCCCGACGATTTCCACGAAACGCGCCTCCTCAACATCCCGCTGGACCAGACGCGGATGGTCGGCCGCATGCCGTGGGGCCTCGACCTGCCCCTCAAACCGTTCTTCGGCGTGATGGGCGTATCGCCGCCGCCGGCCTGGGGCCGCATCTCCTCGCTGGTCCCGCGTGCGATGGGCGGCAATCTCGACAACAAGGAGCTGGGGGCGGGAGCGACACTCTACCTGCCGGTGTTCGTGCCGGGCGCGCTGTTCTCCTGCGGCGACGGCCATGGCGTGCAGGGCGACGGCGAGGTCTGCGTCACCGCGATCGAGACCGGGCTCCAGGGCCGCTTTCGGCTGACGCTGCGCAAGGATCTCAGGTTCGACTATCCCCGCGCCGAGACGGCGACGCACTACATCACCATGGCGATGGACCCCGACCTCGACCAGTGCGCGGTGCGCGCGCTGCGCGACATGATCGTGCTGCTCGGCGAGGTGCGAAACCTGTCGCGCGAGGATGCCTACACGCTGTGCAGCCTGGCGGCCGATCTCAGGGTGACCCAGACCGTCAACGGCGCCAAAGGCATCCATTGCATGATCGAAAAGGCGATCGTGCGCGGCTGA
- a CDS encoding MarR family transcriptional regulator produces the protein MSATRKEGARLRSIGNLDIIRRFTWEISSINMYLEELRQFWARTLGISGPQWLILMAISDLDKDDGIPVNVVSKLLHVDPSFVTTQSKLLEKKGLLRRRPSPTDARVVRLSLTEKTQKHLASLNDQYKTIKEFVFQEFDENELTEFTAKLATLKTRLEKACVRLSLDF, from the coding sequence GTGTCCGCAACGAGGAAGGAAGGAGCGCGCCTGCGCTCCATCGGAAATCTCGATATCATCCGGCGCTTCACCTGGGAGATATCGTCGATCAACATGTATCTGGAGGAGCTGCGTCAGTTCTGGGCCAGAACGCTCGGCATCAGCGGCCCGCAATGGCTGATCCTGATGGCGATCTCCGACCTCGACAAGGACGATGGCATCCCGGTCAACGTGGTCTCCAAGCTGCTCCACGTCGATCCGTCCTTCGTCACCACCCAGTCCAAGCTGCTCGAGAAGAAGGGCCTGCTGCGCCGTCGTCCCTCCCCGACCGACGCGAGGGTGGTCCGCCTCTCCCTGACCGAGAAGACTCAGAAGCACCTGGCGAGCCTCAACGACCAGTACAAGACCATCAAGGAATTCGTCTTCCAGGAGTTCGACGAGAACGAGCTGACCGAATTCACCGCCAAGCTCGCCACGCTGAAGACCCGCCTGGAGAAGGCCTGCGTCCGTCTCAGCCTCGACTTCTGA
- a CDS encoding YdcF family protein, with protein sequence MVTRFASLGRKLAATTLVLLAVVAFSPFGNFLLYPLESRFPAWDSSRGAPDGIIVLGGSVDTDLSEAHRTPVVSHAADRFFAPAELARRYPNARVVFTGGSANLISTEAKEADYSVPILESIGIAKERLIVERESRNTWENAILTKQLVMPKPGERWLLVTSAFHMPRAMGVFRKAGFDVEAYPVDWRMGGRDALFAFTRNGAEGLSKTDVAMREWIGLLAYRVTGRTGELLPGPATD encoded by the coding sequence ATGGTGACGCGCTTTGCATCGCTCGGCCGCAAGTTGGCCGCGACCACGCTGGTCCTGTTGGCCGTGGTTGCGTTTTCGCCGTTCGGCAATTTCTTGCTGTATCCGCTGGAATCGCGGTTTCCGGCGTGGGACTCCTCGCGCGGCGCGCCGGATGGCATCATCGTGCTCGGCGGCTCCGTCGATACCGATTTGTCGGAGGCGCACCGCACGCCGGTGGTCTCGCACGCGGCCGATCGCTTCTTTGCGCCGGCCGAGCTCGCTCGCCGTTATCCGAATGCGCGCGTCGTCTTCACCGGAGGCTCGGCGAACCTGATCTCGACCGAGGCCAAGGAGGCCGACTATTCCGTGCCGATCCTGGAGAGCATCGGCATAGCGAAGGAGCGGCTGATCGTCGAGCGCGAGTCCCGCAACACCTGGGAGAACGCGATCCTCACGAAGCAGCTGGTGATGCCGAAGCCGGGCGAGCGGTGGCTCCTGGTAACGTCGGCCTTCCACATGCCGCGCGCGATGGGGGTGTTCCGCAAAGCCGGATTTGACGTCGAGGCCTACCCTGTCGACTGGCGGATGGGCGGGCGCGACGCGCTTTTCGCCTTCACCCGCAACGGAGCGGAAGGCCTCAGCAAGACCGACGTTGCCATGCGCGAATGGATCGGCCTTTTGGCGTACCGCGTCACGGGACGGACCGGCGAGTTGCTTCCGGGACCGGCCACGGACTAG
- a CDS encoding alpha/beta hydrolase — protein MIPACLSDDWTLCPEREDISAEFTRLLTAAQEGGATIAECLMIARQLKRGDEQSWHREWKKLAQVNRQRAEAAFAEGHMATAQRNWLRAMNYYGAAAMPLDQADERRWVAVLAMQECARRYLTARRPTGEVVTIPWVEDHPLQGYFLPATAAGGRAPTVICIGEPGHRKEEFLFKLAPHARERGFSMLALDLFGDQRDDYLDVLLRRRDLESAIPGVMDYLETRRDVDFDRVAIVADGWGSSFVARAVLQEPRLAAAVCDGGLWDLHERAFFASRFAMSDVSIVPVPHAPLMASSADCPVLITLGEDGWLKADRARQIVQTSRLGSSDVMLKVFTAAETGAAQAHADNPSLANEYIFDWLESRLGAARI, from the coding sequence ATGATACCCGCATGCCTCTCCGACGACTGGACCCTTTGCCCGGAGCGAGAGGACATCTCCGCTGAATTCACGCGGCTCCTCACCGCGGCCCAGGAGGGCGGCGCCACGATCGCAGAGTGTCTGATGATCGCACGGCAGCTCAAGCGGGGCGACGAGCAATCCTGGCATCGCGAGTGGAAGAAGCTCGCGCAAGTGAACCGTCAACGTGCCGAAGCCGCGTTCGCGGAAGGCCACATGGCGACGGCGCAGCGCAACTGGCTGCGTGCGATGAATTACTATGGTGCAGCGGCGATGCCGCTGGACCAGGCCGACGAGCGCCGCTGGGTCGCGGTGCTGGCGATGCAGGAATGCGCCCGTCGCTATCTCACGGCGCGCCGCCCGACGGGCGAGGTCGTGACGATTCCCTGGGTCGAGGATCATCCGTTGCAGGGGTACTTCCTGCCCGCGACGGCGGCAGGCGGGCGGGCTCCGACCGTGATCTGCATCGGCGAGCCCGGCCACCGCAAGGAAGAGTTCCTGTTCAAGCTCGCGCCGCATGCGCGCGAGCGCGGTTTCTCGATGCTGGCGCTCGATCTGTTCGGCGACCAGCGCGACGATTATCTCGACGTGCTGTTGCGGCGGCGGGATCTCGAGAGTGCGATTCCGGGCGTCATGGACTATCTGGAGACCCGCCGCGACGTCGATTTCGATCGCGTTGCGATCGTCGCCGATGGCTGGGGCTCTTCCTTCGTTGCGCGCGCGGTGTTGCAGGAGCCGCGGCTTGCCGCCGCCGTCTGCGACGGCGGCCTGTGGGACCTGCACGAGCGGGCCTTCTTCGCCAGCCGGTTTGCGATGAGCGACGTCAGCATCGTCCCGGTGCCGCATGCGCCGCTGATGGCCTCCAGCGCCGATTGTCCGGTGCTGATCACGCTGGGCGAGGACGGCTGGCTCAAAGCCGATCGGGCCCGTCAGATCGTGCAGACCTCCCGGCTCGGCAGCTCGGATGTCATGCTCAAGGTGTTCACCGCGGCGGAGACCGGCGCAGCGCAGGCGCATGCGGACAATCCGAGTCTTGCCAACGAATACATCTTCGACTGGCTCGAATCGCGGCTCGGCGCCGCGCGCATCTAG
- a CDS encoding GcrA family cell cycle regulator yields the protein MPVLSPTWTDERIELLKQHFEAGLSCREIAADIGVSRNAVIGKLSRLNLTRSRAVEDRRLERSLAPPARATRAVPRLQYEMLATIYGETDASVVAGPIDDANRCSLLELSENRCRWPISTPGEEDFCFCGNAAPDGQPYCAGHSRLAYRPNSRARIMRG from the coding sequence ATGCCTGTTCTCTCACCAACTTGGACTGACGAACGAATTGAACTTCTGAAGCAGCATTTCGAGGCCGGCCTCTCCTGCCGCGAGATCGCGGCCGATATCGGCGTCAGCCGCAATGCCGTCATCGGCAAGCTGTCCCGACTCAATCTGACGCGCAGCCGCGCGGTCGAAGACCGCAGGCTCGAGCGCAGCCTTGCGCCGCCGGCCCGCGCGACACGCGCCGTACCACGCCTGCAATACGAGATGCTCGCCACGATCTACGGCGAGACCGACGCGTCCGTGGTCGCCGGACCGATCGACGACGCCAATCGTTGCTCGCTGCTGGAGCTGTCCGAGAACCGCTGCCGCTGGCCGATCTCGACGCCGGGCGAAGAGGATTTCTGCTTCTGCGGCAACGCCGCGCCAGACGGCCAGCCCTATTGCGCCGGCCACAGCCGCCTCGCCTACCGGCCGAATTCGCGTGCCCGCATAATGCGCGGCTAG
- a CDS encoding DUF169 domain-containing protein: MPQQSADRIDLAGLVADLNSLLRLKTTVIGMKLFAHVAEMEAIPKIRRPNAIHTTDQIVSMAARLGWTVGITGEDLVGEQCRAVIGLAPQDEKWLAGENYVGVWHGTAEDARKRQEALDVVPFGRYQALAVSPLQSGRLDPPDICLVYATPGQMIILINGLQYTGYRKFEWGVVGETACADSWGRALKTGEPSLSLPCYAERRYGGVPDEEMLMALKPAHLAKAIEGMKALAKNGLRYPIPPYGIQSDVRAGMGVSYAKK, from the coding sequence ATGCCGCAGCAGAGCGCAGACAGGATCGATCTTGCCGGCCTCGTCGCCGATCTCAACAGCCTGTTGCGGCTGAAGACGACGGTGATCGGCATGAAGCTATTCGCGCATGTCGCGGAGATGGAGGCGATCCCGAAAATCCGGCGGCCGAACGCGATCCACACCACCGACCAGATCGTCAGCATGGCTGCGCGTCTGGGCTGGACCGTCGGCATCACGGGCGAAGATCTGGTCGGCGAGCAGTGCCGCGCGGTGATCGGCCTCGCGCCCCAGGACGAAAAATGGCTCGCCGGCGAAAACTATGTCGGCGTCTGGCACGGCACGGCGGAAGATGCGCGCAAGCGCCAGGAGGCGCTCGACGTCGTGCCGTTTGGGCGCTACCAGGCGCTCGCGGTCAGTCCGCTCCAGAGCGGCCGGCTCGATCCGCCCGACATCTGCCTCGTCTACGCGACACCCGGGCAGATGATCATCCTGATCAACGGGCTGCAATATACCGGCTACAGGAAATTCGAATGGGGCGTGGTCGGCGAAACCGCTTGCGCGGATTCCTGGGGGCGGGCGCTCAAGACCGGCGAGCCCAGCCTGTCCTTGCCATGCTATGCCGAACGGCGCTATGGCGGCGTGCCGGACGAGGAGATGCTGATGGCGCTGAAGCCAGCGCATCTTGCCAAGGCAATCGAGGGCATGAAGGCGCTGGCCAAGAACG